A single Micromonospora sp. CCTCC AA 2012012 DNA region contains:
- a CDS encoding bifunctional adenosylcobinamide kinase/adenosylcobinamide-phosphate guanylyltransferase, translating into MSVDGWNTLLVLGGIRSGKSEFAESLVADAPTVRYVATAPAGDPDDTEWANRLAAHRARRPGSWTTEETAGDPRRLADVIAGAAPHDTVLVDDLGGWVTVLLDPTHQPADDTATVDELAAAVRASAARLVLVSPEVGLSLVPTTPLGRAFTDALGATNRAIADACDAVVLVVAGQPSWLKPAAPRPLGVPVQPGPGQAGAPDGSTAASNGVAPGRPAEPALPEVLTPTVAPAPTPAPAEPAAAWAAPTMALPMVSTGLVIQPGMELPMPDDYAGPLAVERLATLDVPGAGLGVLDRVVGFAAATQGTSTPTPWTSVRVLLLHGDHTGGAAAGTAPGESARRARQARAGRGALARLAAESGASLQVVDAPTAAPIEDGPALTPDEVEAALRQGWRLAEQAAEAGVQLLVLAACGAGTEAAAAAVLAATAGAEPPAVLGRVVNGAGEVDDAAWMTRCAAVRDALHRTRRSTRDAKDVLAELGGGDVAVATGVLLGATARRLPVLLDGPVGVAAGMVSRDLAGQARHWCLLPDHGGQPAVRLAADVLGLTPLLDLRLDLGEGAAALAALPLLRSALALAATLPVHPSLGGDPDDGDFTEPAPTGPGPATTGSEPATAEPDFAEPEPAGPGPGPATTGPDSTGTDEAVSDASGRRAG; encoded by the coding sequence ATGTCCGTTGACGGGTGGAACACGCTCCTGGTGCTCGGCGGTATCCGGTCCGGCAAGTCCGAGTTCGCGGAATCGCTGGTCGCCGACGCGCCGACGGTCCGCTACGTGGCGACCGCCCCCGCCGGGGACCCCGACGACACGGAGTGGGCCAACCGGCTGGCCGCCCACCGGGCCCGCCGGCCGGGAAGCTGGACCACCGAGGAGACCGCCGGGGATCCGCGCCGGCTGGCCGACGTGATCGCCGGTGCCGCGCCGCACGACACCGTGCTCGTCGACGACCTGGGCGGCTGGGTGACGGTGCTGCTCGACCCGACCCACCAGCCCGCCGACGACACCGCCACGGTGGACGAGCTGGCGGCGGCGGTGCGGGCGAGCGCCGCCCGGCTGGTGCTGGTCAGCCCGGAGGTCGGGCTCTCCCTGGTGCCGACGACGCCGCTGGGCCGGGCCTTCACCGACGCGCTGGGCGCGACGAACCGGGCGATCGCCGACGCCTGCGACGCCGTGGTGCTGGTGGTCGCCGGTCAACCGTCCTGGTTGAAGCCGGCCGCGCCCCGACCGCTCGGCGTGCCGGTCCAGCCCGGTCCCGGTCAGGCCGGCGCGCCGGACGGGTCGACCGCCGCGTCCAACGGCGTCGCGCCGGGCCGGCCGGCCGAGCCGGCGCTGCCGGAGGTGCTGACCCCGACCGTGGCCCCGGCGCCGACACCCGCGCCCGCCGAGCCGGCCGCCGCCTGGGCGGCGCCGACCATGGCGCTGCCGATGGTCAGCACCGGCCTGGTCATCCAGCCCGGCATGGAACTGCCGATGCCCGACGACTACGCCGGTCCGCTCGCGGTGGAGCGGCTCGCCACGCTGGACGTGCCCGGCGCCGGGCTCGGGGTGCTCGACCGGGTGGTCGGCTTCGCCGCCGCCACCCAGGGCACCAGCACCCCCACGCCGTGGACGTCCGTACGGGTGCTGCTGCTGCACGGCGACCACACCGGCGGCGCGGCGGCCGGCACCGCGCCCGGCGAGTCGGCCCGGCGGGCCCGGCAGGCCCGCGCCGGCCGGGGCGCCCTGGCCCGGCTGGCCGCCGAGAGCGGCGCGAGCCTCCAGGTGGTGGACGCGCCGACCGCCGCGCCGATCGAGGACGGGCCCGCGCTGACCCCCGACGAGGTGGAGGCGGCCCTGCGGCAGGGCTGGCGGCTGGCCGAGCAGGCCGCCGAGGCGGGCGTGCAACTGCTGGTGCTGGCGGCGTGCGGGGCGGGCACCGAGGCCGCCGCGGCGGCGGTGCTCGCGGCGACCGCCGGGGCGGAACCGCCGGCGGTGCTCGGCCGGGTGGTGAACGGGGCGGGTGAGGTCGACGACGCCGCCTGGATGACGCGCTGCGCGGCGGTCCGCGACGCCCTGCACCGGACCCGGCGCTCGACCCGCGACGCCAAGGACGTGCTGGCCGAGCTGGGCGGTGGTGACGTGGCGGTGGCCACCGGGGTGCTGCTCGGGGCGACCGCCCGGCGGCTGCCGGTGCTGCTCGACGGGCCGGTCGGGGTGGCCGCCGGCATGGTCAGCCGGGACCTGGCCGGGCAGGCCCGGCACTGGTGCCTGCTGCCCGACCACGGTGGGCAGCCGGCCGTCCGGCTGGCCGCCGACGTGCTCGGCCTGACCCCGCTGCTGGACCTGCGGCTCGACCTGGGCGAGGGGGCCGCCGCGCTGGCCGCGCTGCCGCTGCTGCGCTCGGCGCTGGCGCTGGCCGCCACGCTGCCGGTGCACCCGTCGCTCGGCGGCGACCCGGACGACGGCGACTTCACCGAGCCGGCGCCGACCGGCCCGGGACCCGCCACCACCGGGTCGGAGCCCGCCACCGCCGAGCCGGACTTCGCCGAGCCGGAGCCTGCCGGCC
- a CDS encoding serine/threonine-protein kinase has translation MLTPGLLLGNRYLLTDRIATGGMGAVWRCTDTLLARPIAVKVLLPALVADPEFTTRFGAEARMLAALRHPGIVQVHDVGTATLPDGSRVSYLVMEYVDGEPLVTWVRRAGRLDPATTMSVVARAARALHAAHAAGIVHRDVKPANLLVKRDGGVVLVDFGIARSGATAGITAAHTVLGTASYMSPEQAVGQPVSPATDVYALGAVAYYCLAGRPPFDGENPLQVALRHVQDAPAPLPPDTPPAVREVVRRALAKNPGDRYPSAAAMADAAEDARDATPVVRPGQPTAAEPTGGRAGWGRRLALAGAGGVVLLSVAVTVAVAARHSSGDTDRPERRAGVADGSAFAAPGSAQPVVTGTSARPTPGRTGRVSRSPVPDRTADPTTGASATGPTGGATASATPVPSATASAPEKPNPYPATQVCGSGYRVIDSAALTVGGVRQGRVYLLWNGGTGTNCVVTLKERNVGRATAVSAYLEVRGKTRDTASGSFDYYAGPVRAAAAGACVRWGGATGGASYASAFEHCG, from the coding sequence GTGCTGACTCCAGGACTGCTGCTCGGCAACCGCTATCTGCTGACCGACCGCATCGCGACCGGTGGCATGGGCGCCGTCTGGCGGTGCACCGACACGCTGCTCGCCCGGCCGATCGCGGTGAAGGTGCTGCTGCCCGCGCTGGTCGCCGATCCGGAGTTCACCACCCGCTTCGGCGCCGAGGCGCGGATGCTGGCCGCGCTGCGGCACCCCGGCATCGTCCAGGTGCACGACGTCGGTACGGCGACACTGCCCGACGGCAGCCGGGTCAGCTACCTGGTGATGGAGTACGTCGACGGCGAGCCGCTGGTGACCTGGGTGCGCCGGGCCGGGCGGCTCGACCCGGCGACCACCATGTCGGTGGTGGCCCGGGCCGCCCGCGCGCTGCACGCCGCGCACGCCGCCGGGATCGTGCACCGGGACGTCAAGCCGGCGAACCTGCTGGTGAAGCGGGACGGCGGCGTGGTGCTGGTGGACTTCGGCATCGCCCGCTCGGGCGCCACGGCCGGGATCACCGCCGCGCACACGGTGCTCGGCACCGCGTCGTACATGTCGCCGGAGCAGGCCGTCGGGCAGCCGGTCTCGCCGGCCACCGACGTCTACGCGCTCGGCGCGGTGGCCTACTACTGCCTGGCCGGCCGGCCGCCGTTCGACGGGGAGAACCCGTTACAGGTGGCGTTGCGGCACGTGCAGGACGCCCCGGCCCCGCTGCCGCCGGACACCCCGCCGGCGGTCCGGGAGGTGGTGCGCCGGGCGCTGGCGAAGAACCCCGGCGACCGGTATCCCAGCGCCGCCGCGATGGCCGACGCCGCCGAGGACGCCCGGGACGCGACGCCGGTCGTCCGGCCGGGGCAGCCGACCGCGGCGGAGCCGACCGGTGGCCGGGCCGGGTGGGGGCGGCGGTTGGCGCTCGCCGGGGCCGGTGGCGTGGTGCTGCTGTCGGTGGCGGTCACCGTGGCCGTGGCCGCGCGCCACTCCTCCGGCGACACCGACCGGCCGGAGCGTCGCGCCGGGGTGGCCGACGGGTCGGCGTTCGCCGCGCCGGGGTCGGCGCAGCCGGTGGTCACCGGGACGTCGGCGCGGCCGACGCCGGGTCGTACCGGGCGGGTCAGCCGGTCGCCGGTGCCCGACCGGACCGCCGACCCGACGACCGGCGCGTCGGCGACCGGTCCGACCGGCGGCGCCACCGCCTCGGCGACGCCGGTGCCGTCAGCCACCGCCAGCGCTCCCGAGAAGCCGAACCCGTACCCGGCGACGCAGGTGTGCGGCAGCGGCTACCGGGTGATCGACTCGGCGGCGCTGACCGTCGGCGGGGTGCGGCAGGGCCGGGTGTACCTGCTCTGGAACGGCGGCACCGGCACCAACTGCGTGGTCACCCTGAAGGAGCGGAACGTCGGCCGGGCCACCGCCGTGTCGGCGTACCTGGAGGTGCGGGGGAAGACCCGGGACACCGCGAGCGGGTCGTTCGACTACTACGCCGGGCCGGTCCGGGCGGCCGCCGCCGGCGCCTGCGTACGGTGGGGCGGCGCGACCGGCGGGGCGAGCTACGCCAGCGCGTTCGAGCACTGCGGCTGA
- a CDS encoding site-2 protease family protein, protein MGYDRPGERLVLGVPRAAFRPSPVFLALVALFVTSGVMAWQRYGNARFDVFLFVVSGWLVSLCLHEYAHAVVAFRAGDRDIAHRGYLTLNPFKYTHPLLSIVLPVVVVLLGGIGLPGGAVWVDRHAIPGRLRHTLVSLAGPATNVLFTLLLVAALRVGSGTGGSPEFWAGVALLTFLQLTASVLNLLPVPGLDGGNMIQPWLNPQWRRGYDLMAPWGFILLFALLWNPRINGWFFGAVFWLADLLGLPPGLYLRGLDLIRFWQG, encoded by the coding sequence ATGGGCTACGACCGCCCGGGCGAGCGCCTCGTGCTGGGCGTGCCCCGGGCGGCGTTCCGGCCCAGCCCGGTCTTCCTCGCCCTGGTCGCGCTCTTCGTGACCAGCGGCGTCATGGCCTGGCAGCGCTACGGCAACGCCCGGTTCGACGTCTTTCTCTTCGTCGTCTCCGGCTGGCTCGTCTCACTCTGCCTGCACGAGTACGCCCACGCGGTGGTCGCGTTCCGGGCCGGTGACCGCGACATCGCGCACCGGGGCTACCTGACGCTCAACCCGTTCAAGTACACCCACCCGCTGCTGTCGATCGTGCTGCCCGTGGTGGTGGTGCTGCTCGGCGGCATCGGCCTGCCCGGCGGCGCGGTCTGGGTGGACCGGCACGCCATTCCCGGTCGGCTGCGGCACACCCTGGTCAGCCTGGCCGGCCCGGCCACCAACGTGCTGTTCACCCTGCTGCTGGTGGCCGCGCTGCGGGTCGGCTCCGGCACCGGCGGCTCGCCGGAGTTCTGGGCCGGGGTCGCGCTGCTGACGTTCCTCCAGCTCACCGCCAGCGTGCTCAACCTGCTGCCGGTGCCGGGCCTGGACGGCGGCAACATGATCCAGCCGTGGCTGAACCCGCAGTGGCGGCGCGGCTATGACCTGATGGCCCCGTGGGGCTTCATCCTGCTCTTCGCGCTGCTGTGGAACCCGCGGATCAACGGCTGGTTCTTCGGCGCGGTCTTCTGGCTCGCCGACCTGCTCGGGCTGCCGCCCGGACTCTACCTGCGCGGGCTGGACCTGATCCGTTTCTGGCAGGGCTGA
- a CDS encoding aldo/keto reductase family protein: protein MEFRHLGRSGLMVSEISYGNWITHGSQVEEEAATACVRAALDSGITTFDTADVYAGTKAESVLGRALKGERREGLEIFTKVFWPTGPGRNDRGLSRKHIMESIDGSLRRLQTDHVDLYQAHRYDYSTPLEETMEAFADVVRAGKAHYIGVSEWKASQIREAHALARELRIPLVSNQPQYSMLWRVIETEVVPTSEELGLGQIVWSPMAQGVLSGKYLPGQPPPAGSRATDEKSGANFIAAWLNDEVLTRVQRLKPLAEQAGLTMPQLAVAWVLQNPNVASAIVGASRPEQVHDNVKAAGVKLDADLLKAIDEIVEPVTERDAAKTESPAQRP from the coding sequence ATGGAATTCCGTCACCTGGGCCGCTCCGGCCTGATGGTCAGTGAGATCTCGTACGGCAACTGGATCACCCACGGTTCGCAGGTCGAGGAGGAGGCGGCGACCGCCTGCGTGCGGGCCGCCCTGGACAGCGGCATCACCACCTTCGACACCGCCGACGTCTACGCCGGCACGAAGGCCGAGTCGGTCCTCGGCCGGGCGCTCAAGGGCGAGCGCCGCGAGGGGCTGGAGATCTTCACGAAGGTCTTCTGGCCGACCGGGCCGGGCCGCAACGACCGGGGACTGTCCCGCAAGCACATCATGGAGTCGATCGACGGCTCGCTGCGCCGGCTGCAGACCGACCACGTGGACCTCTACCAGGCCCACCGGTACGACTACAGCACCCCGCTGGAGGAGACGATGGAGGCGTTCGCCGACGTGGTGCGCGCCGGCAAGGCGCACTACATCGGCGTCTCCGAGTGGAAGGCGTCGCAGATCCGGGAGGCGCACGCGCTCGCCCGTGAGCTGCGTATCCCGCTGGTCTCCAACCAGCCGCAGTACTCGATGCTGTGGCGGGTCATCGAGACCGAGGTGGTGCCGACCAGCGAGGAGCTGGGGCTCGGCCAGATCGTCTGGTCGCCGATGGCGCAGGGCGTGCTCTCCGGCAAGTACCTGCCGGGTCAGCCGCCGCCGGCCGGTTCCCGGGCCACCGACGAGAAGTCGGGGGCGAACTTCATCGCGGCCTGGCTCAACGACGAGGTGCTGACCCGGGTGCAGCGGCTCAAGCCCCTCGCCGAGCAGGCCGGGCTGACCATGCCGCAGCTCGCCGTCGCCTGGGTGCTGCAGAACCCGAACGTCGCCTCGGCGATCGTCGGGGCGTCCCGGCCCGAGCAGGTGCACGACAACGTCAAGGCGGCCGGCGTGAAGCTCGACGCCGACCTGCTCAAGGCCATCGACGAGATCGTCGAGCCGGTCACCGAGCGGGACGCGGCGAAGACCGAGAGCCCGGCCCAGCGGCCGTGA